One Misgurnus anguillicaudatus chromosome 22, ASM2758022v2, whole genome shotgun sequence DNA segment encodes these proteins:
- the rabl6a gene encoding rab-like protein 6 isoform X1 — MFTALKKLVGSEAVQLRDRNIPAGLQSMNQSLQRRFAKGVQYNMKIVIRGDRNTGKSALWHRLQGKKFLEEYIPTQEIQVTSIHWNYKTTDDVVKVEVWDVVDKAGKGKRRGENLKLENEPQESDTELALDAEFLDVYKNCNGVIMMFDITKQWTFNYILRELPKVPTHIPVCVLGNQRDMGEHRVILPDDIKDFINSLNRPPGSSHIHYAESSMKNGFGLKNLHRFFNIPFLQLQRETLLRQLETNQLDIDATLEELSVQQETEDQNYDIFLEVMETRKAYGSPAPSNGQSPSSGSQSPVVLPGAASPNNSSPSTPQAPPTSQTQSAPPPLASIPHPAAQTSAVHLPPTQTPSQTQEPPAAAPMPTAAPAAPPVQKRGFMSRLFGSSTAETSPDKSDTLGSDGPKPSGNVQSVDDFVPDVSLQRSFLEDGGTSAVKSKSKPTGSAPILDSDSDGEGRGNPLVSGFQDDLDPDDRAPCQPAVKAAVPSIGVTLTSDEEEEDSSLPSAAHNITLNTKRSLVNSVREQQTWSKAAERSQNMRPALRPLGQKIGGADSDSDHEAPGAKQMLSFVMDDPDFESEDILPKIKKEAFPAPDDELDGSDDGFVLTGLSEPHKPAGSSFKGLNSDIDLFGLGFEDSTPKSKDSSEDPDENESRHSTKDKKKKKKKSKEEDEKSSKKRHKHKKKEKEESGTGDEKEKKKKKSKSKKSGTVDDLEAFLAGDGPVNSEGGDYEEL; from the exons ATGTTTACCGCTCTAAAGAAGCTGGTCGGCTCTGAAGCTGTGCAGCTCAGGGATAGAAATATTCCTGCAGGCCTGCAGTCCATGAATCAGAGTCTACAGAGACGCTTCGCCAAGGGCGTACAATACAACA TGAAAATAGTGATCCGTGGAGACAGGAACACAGGAAAAAGTGCCCTTTGGCACCGACTGCAAGGGAAAAAGTTTTTGGAGGAGTACATTCCCACCCAAGAGATTCAGGTTACCAGCATTCACTGGAACTACAAAA CAACAGATGATGTTGTGAAGGTTGAAGTCTGGGATGTGGTTGATAAAG CAGGGAAAGGGAAACGGCGTGGAGAGAATCTGAAACTTGAAAATGAACCTCAAGAG TCAGATACAGAGCTGGCTCTTGATGCAGAGTTCCTGGACGTCTACAAGAACTGTAATGGTGTGATCATGATGTTTGACATCACTAAACAGTG GACATTCAACTACATCCTTCGGGAGCTACCAAAAGTGCCAACACACATCCCAGTTTGTGTACTGGGAAACCAGCGTGACATGGGTGAACACAGAGTTATCTTACCTGATGACATCAAAGACTTTATCAACAGTCTTAACAG ACCTCCAGGCTCCTCCCACATCCACTATGCAGAGTCCTCCATGAAGAATGGCTTTGGTCTGAAAAACCTCCATCGCTTCTTCAACATACCCTTTCTTCAGCTGCAG agGGAAACTTTGTTACGACAATTAGAGACAAATCAACTTGACATTGATGCCACACTGGAGGAGCTTAGCGTTCAACAGGAGACAGAAGACCAAAACTATGACAT ATTTCTTGAAGTGATGGAGACTCGTAAAGCGTATGGCTCTCCAGCGCCCTCTAATGGTCAGAGTCCGTCCTCGGGTTCCCAGTCACCTGTGGTGCTGCCAGGAGCCGCCTCACCCAATAACTCCAGCCCCAGTACTCCACAGGCCCCTCCCACCAGCCAGACCCAATCTGCACCTCCACCTCTTGCATCTATACCCCACCCTGCTGCCCAGACATCAGCCGTTCATCTACCACCGACCCAGACACCATCACAAACCCAAGAGCCTCCTGCCGCTGCACCGATGCCCACTGCAGCTCCAGCAGCACCTCCTGTACAGAAACGAGGATTCATGTCACGTCTGTTTGGATCCTCCACAGCAGAGACCTCACCAGACAAATCAg ATACTTTAGGTTCTGATGGCCCAAAGCCTTCTGGAAATGTTCAAAGCGTGGATGATTTTGTGCCGGATGTCAGCTTGCAGCGAAGCTTTCTGGAAGATGGTGGAACATCAGCGGTTAAATCAAAGAGCAAACCTACAGGATCTGCTCCAATCCTGGATAGTGACAG TGATGGAGAAGGACGGGGAAATCCTTTGGTTTCAGGTTTCCAGGATGATTTAGATCCAGATGACCGAGCACCGTGTCAACCTGCTGTTAAAGCGGCTGTCCCGAGCATCGGTGTCACCCTCACAAGTGATGAAGAGGAGGAAGATTCATCTCTACCGTCAGCTGCCCACAACATCACACTGAACACAAAGAG ATCTTTAGTGAACTCAGTCAGAGAGCAGCAAACCTGGTCAAAAGCAGCAGAGAGATCCCAAAACATGAGACCTGCGCTGCGGCCACTCGGTCAGAAGATAGGGGGCGCTGACTCTGATTCAGATCATGAGGCTCCTGGCGCTAAGCAGATGCTGTCATTTGTCATGGATGACCCAGACTTTGAAAGCGAAGATATTTTACCCAAAATCAAGAAG GAGGCTTTTCCAGCACCAGATGATGAACTTGATGGATCTGATGATGGTTTTGTGTTAACTGGACTTTCAGAGCCGCACAAACCGGCTGGTTCCTCCTTCAAAGGTCTCAACAGTGACATTGATCTCTTTGGTCTGGGGTTTGAAGATTCGACGCCTAAGAGCAAAGACAGCAGTGAAGACCCAGATG AGAACGAGAGCAGACACTCCACCAAagacaagaagaagaagaaaaagaaaagcaaAGAG GAGGATGAAAAAAGCAGCAAGAAACGACACAAACACaagaaaaaggaaaaagaagaGTCTGGAACAGGggatgagaaagaaaagaagaagaagaaatcAAAGAGCAAGAAATCAGGAACTGTGGATGATCTGGAGGCGTTCCTCGCCGGGGACGGGCCGGTAAACAGTGAGGGCGGAGACTATGAAGAACTCTAG
- the rabl6a gene encoding rab-like protein 6 isoform X2: MFTALKKLVGSEAVQLRDRNIPAGLQSMNQSLQRRFAKGVQYNMKIVIRGDRNTGKSALWHRLQGKKFLEEYIPTQEIQVTSIHWNYKTTDDVVKVEVWDVVDKGKGKRRGENLKLENEPQESDTELALDAEFLDVYKNCNGVIMMFDITKQWTFNYILRELPKVPTHIPVCVLGNQRDMGEHRVILPDDIKDFINSLNRPPGSSHIHYAESSMKNGFGLKNLHRFFNIPFLQLQRETLLRQLETNQLDIDATLEELSVQQETEDQNYDIFLEVMETRKAYGSPAPSNGQSPSSGSQSPVVLPGAASPNNSSPSTPQAPPTSQTQSAPPPLASIPHPAAQTSAVHLPPTQTPSQTQEPPAAAPMPTAAPAAPPVQKRGFMSRLFGSSTAETSPDKSDTLGSDGPKPSGNVQSVDDFVPDVSLQRSFLEDGGTSAVKSKSKPTGSAPILDSDSDGEGRGNPLVSGFQDDLDPDDRAPCQPAVKAAVPSIGVTLTSDEEEEDSSLPSAAHNITLNTKRSLVNSVREQQTWSKAAERSQNMRPALRPLGQKIGGADSDSDHEAPGAKQMLSFVMDDPDFESEDILPKIKKEAFPAPDDELDGSDDGFVLTGLSEPHKPAGSSFKGLNSDIDLFGLGFEDSTPKSKDSSEDPDENESRHSTKDKKKKKKKSKEEDEKSSKKRHKHKKKEKEESGTGDEKEKKKKKSKSKKSGTVDDLEAFLAGDGPVNSEGGDYEEL, translated from the exons ATGTTTACCGCTCTAAAGAAGCTGGTCGGCTCTGAAGCTGTGCAGCTCAGGGATAGAAATATTCCTGCAGGCCTGCAGTCCATGAATCAGAGTCTACAGAGACGCTTCGCCAAGGGCGTACAATACAACA TGAAAATAGTGATCCGTGGAGACAGGAACACAGGAAAAAGTGCCCTTTGGCACCGACTGCAAGGGAAAAAGTTTTTGGAGGAGTACATTCCCACCCAAGAGATTCAGGTTACCAGCATTCACTGGAACTACAAAA CAACAGATGATGTTGTGAAGGTTGAAGTCTGGGATGTGGTTGATAAAG GGAAAGGGAAACGGCGTGGAGAGAATCTGAAACTTGAAAATGAACCTCAAGAG TCAGATACAGAGCTGGCTCTTGATGCAGAGTTCCTGGACGTCTACAAGAACTGTAATGGTGTGATCATGATGTTTGACATCACTAAACAGTG GACATTCAACTACATCCTTCGGGAGCTACCAAAAGTGCCAACACACATCCCAGTTTGTGTACTGGGAAACCAGCGTGACATGGGTGAACACAGAGTTATCTTACCTGATGACATCAAAGACTTTATCAACAGTCTTAACAG ACCTCCAGGCTCCTCCCACATCCACTATGCAGAGTCCTCCATGAAGAATGGCTTTGGTCTGAAAAACCTCCATCGCTTCTTCAACATACCCTTTCTTCAGCTGCAG agGGAAACTTTGTTACGACAATTAGAGACAAATCAACTTGACATTGATGCCACACTGGAGGAGCTTAGCGTTCAACAGGAGACAGAAGACCAAAACTATGACAT ATTTCTTGAAGTGATGGAGACTCGTAAAGCGTATGGCTCTCCAGCGCCCTCTAATGGTCAGAGTCCGTCCTCGGGTTCCCAGTCACCTGTGGTGCTGCCAGGAGCCGCCTCACCCAATAACTCCAGCCCCAGTACTCCACAGGCCCCTCCCACCAGCCAGACCCAATCTGCACCTCCACCTCTTGCATCTATACCCCACCCTGCTGCCCAGACATCAGCCGTTCATCTACCACCGACCCAGACACCATCACAAACCCAAGAGCCTCCTGCCGCTGCACCGATGCCCACTGCAGCTCCAGCAGCACCTCCTGTACAGAAACGAGGATTCATGTCACGTCTGTTTGGATCCTCCACAGCAGAGACCTCACCAGACAAATCAg ATACTTTAGGTTCTGATGGCCCAAAGCCTTCTGGAAATGTTCAAAGCGTGGATGATTTTGTGCCGGATGTCAGCTTGCAGCGAAGCTTTCTGGAAGATGGTGGAACATCAGCGGTTAAATCAAAGAGCAAACCTACAGGATCTGCTCCAATCCTGGATAGTGACAG TGATGGAGAAGGACGGGGAAATCCTTTGGTTTCAGGTTTCCAGGATGATTTAGATCCAGATGACCGAGCACCGTGTCAACCTGCTGTTAAAGCGGCTGTCCCGAGCATCGGTGTCACCCTCACAAGTGATGAAGAGGAGGAAGATTCATCTCTACCGTCAGCTGCCCACAACATCACACTGAACACAAAGAG ATCTTTAGTGAACTCAGTCAGAGAGCAGCAAACCTGGTCAAAAGCAGCAGAGAGATCCCAAAACATGAGACCTGCGCTGCGGCCACTCGGTCAGAAGATAGGGGGCGCTGACTCTGATTCAGATCATGAGGCTCCTGGCGCTAAGCAGATGCTGTCATTTGTCATGGATGACCCAGACTTTGAAAGCGAAGATATTTTACCCAAAATCAAGAAG GAGGCTTTTCCAGCACCAGATGATGAACTTGATGGATCTGATGATGGTTTTGTGTTAACTGGACTTTCAGAGCCGCACAAACCGGCTGGTTCCTCCTTCAAAGGTCTCAACAGTGACATTGATCTCTTTGGTCTGGGGTTTGAAGATTCGACGCCTAAGAGCAAAGACAGCAGTGAAGACCCAGATG AGAACGAGAGCAGACACTCCACCAAagacaagaagaagaagaaaaagaaaagcaaAGAG GAGGATGAAAAAAGCAGCAAGAAACGACACAAACACaagaaaaaggaaaaagaagaGTCTGGAACAGGggatgagaaagaaaagaagaagaagaaatcAAAGAGCAAGAAATCAGGAACTGTGGATGATCTGGAGGCGTTCCTCGCCGGGGACGGGCCGGTAAACAGTGAGGGCGGAGACTATGAAGAACTCTAG
- the LOC129439479 gene encoding TNF receptor-associated factor 2: MAAQEPSPPSSMENNKPGFPKKILANKLEEKHLCNCCQNILRRPVQAQCGHRFCSYCFNRTVGSGPQKCNACIKEDIFEDPTSILKQGCAFPDNAARREVENLPAVCISEGCSWTGSIKDYELNHEGKCEFMILACSLCKELIRLNEQERHNERECPERTLNCKYCKEPFHFKNIKAHDEICPKYPMICEGCAKKKIPREKYVDHIKFCSKFRTPCRYHVVGCDLSVEKEKIHEHERACAHDHLNLLLHCIMGMKVSLDGLQPQNLELAGHKAHELHQALRDLEARVSQLSAIPGPAGPPTQGVLPAPSSSSSASTQPLPPLPTSFTPLPSSVGAALELQLHSEKTKVAELGRRCQELEVKAGTVEDVMCVLNREVERFATTMEASNRQHRLDQDKIEALSNKVRQLERQVGVKDLTVAEMEGRLREMSATTFDGVFIWRIADFTKKRQDAVAGRAPAMFSPAFYTSKYGYKMCLRIYLNGDGTGRGSHLSLFFVVMRGMSDALLKWPFNQKVTLMLLDQSNREHIIDAFRPDITSSSFQRPVSDMNIASGCPLFCPLSKLEGKNSYIRDDTIFIKAIVDLTGL; this comes from the exons ATGGCTGCTCAAGAACCTTCTCCACCCTCCTCTATGGAGAACAACAAGCCGGGCTTTCCCAAGAAGATTCTGGCCAATAAACTTGAGGAGAAACATTTATGCAACTGCTGTCAGAACATTTTGAGAAGACCGGTCCAAGCTCAGTGTGGTCATCGCTTTTGTTCGTACTGCTTTAACCGGACTGTGGG ATCTGGACCACAGAAATGTAACGCTTGCATCAAAGAGGACATCTTTGAAGACCCTACATCCATTCTCAAACAAGGCTGT GCGTTTCCTGATAACGCGGCCCGTAGAGAGGTGGAGAATCTTCCAGCCGTCTGTATCAGTGAGGGATGCTCCTGGACGGGAAGCATTAAAGATTACGAG TTGAACCATGAAGGTAAATGTGAGTTTATGATTCTGGCCTGTTCGTTGTGCAAAGAGCTCATCAGATTGAACGAGCAGGAACGACACAATGAACGTGAATGTCCCGAGAGAACCCTcaactgtaaatactgtaaagaGCCTTTTCACTTCAAAAACATCAAG GCACATGATGAAATCTGTCCTAAATATCCCATGATCTGTGAAGGATGTGCCAAAAAGAAAATCCCCAGAGAAAAG TACGTTGATCACATCAAGTTCTGCAGTAAATTCAGGACTCCGTGCAGATATCACGTGGTTGGTTGTGATTTGTCA GTAGAAAAGGAGAAGATACACGAGCACGAGCGTGCATGCGCTCACGATCATCTCAATCTGCTGCTGCACTGCATCATGGGTATGAAGGTGAGTCTGGACGGTCTGCAGCCCCAAAATCTGGAGCTGGCCGGTCACAAAGCGCACGAACTGCATCAGGCTCTGAGAGACCTCGAAGCCAGAGTCAGCCAGCTGAGCGCCATCCCGGGCCCGGCCGGACCACCGACGCAAGGGGTTCTCCCCGCTCCGTCGTCGTCGTCCTCTGCCTCCACGCAGCCTCTGCCTCCTCTCCCCACCTCCTTCACTCCTCTGCCCAGCTCGGTAGGCGCCGCCCTGGAGCTTCAGCTGCACAGCGAAAAGACCAAAGTGGCAGAACTGGGCCGACGGTGCCAGGAGCTGGAGGTGAAGGCGGGGACGGTCGAAGACGTGATGTGCGTGCTGAACCGTGAGGTGGAACGATTCGCCACTACCATGGAAGCCAGCAATCGTCAGCACAGACTGGATCAGGACAAAATCGAGGCTCTCAGTAACAAG GTGCGTCAGCTGGAGAGACAGGTGGGTGTTAAAGATCTGACCGTGGCTGAGATGGAGGGCAGGTTACGCGAGATGTCTGCCACAACCTTCGATGGAGTCTTCATCTGGCGGATAGCAGATTTCACCAAGAAGAGACAAGACGCGGTGGCTGGACGAGCTCCTGCCATGTTTTCACCAG cattttacacCAGTAAATATGGCTATAAGATGTGTTTGCGTATCTATCTGAATGGAGATGGAACGGGTCGTGGATCTCATCTGTCTCTATTCTTCGTTGTCATGCGAGGAATGAGTGATGCTCTACTCAAATGGCCATTTAACCAGAAG GTGACATTGATGCTTCTGGATCAGAGTAACAGAGAGCACATCATCGATGCGTTTCGCCCCGACATCACTTCATCATCATTTCAGAGACCGGTCAGTGATATGAACATTGCCAGCGGATGTCCTCTCTTCTGTCCACTGTCTAAACTGGAGGGCAAGAACTCTTATATACGTGATGACACCATCTTCATCAAAGCTATCGTGGACCTGACGGGCCTTTAG